From Aedes albopictus strain Foshan chromosome 1, AalbF5, whole genome shotgun sequence, one genomic window encodes:
- the LOC134285798 gene encoding uncharacterized protein LOC134285798: MPEGSWSCALISVKKYISFVMSKRGKTQLCVDGFLYMRVKANDELQYWSCNQFRVLGCTARATTGRGKRDGKPIIKLRGFHNHRIIMQRRKPGECAKLKEQYARERDGLPDRAKHGVPEQTKPLSIPAVSQPSLLPMAQCFLKQEK, from the exons ATGCCGGAAGGATCGTGGTCTTGTGCCTTAATATCggttaaaaaat ATATCTCATTCGTCATGAGCAAACGAGGTAAAACTCAACTTTGCGTCGATGGATTTCTCTACATGCGCGTGAAGGCTAACGACGAACTGCAGTACTGGTCGTGCAATCAGTTCAGGGTGCTTGG CTGCACGGCTCGTGCCACAACTGGAAGGGGGAAAAGAGACGGCAAACCGATTATCAAGTTGCGCGGCTTTCACAACCACCGGATAATTATGCAGCGTCGAAAACCTGGCGAATGTGCTAAATTGAAAGAGCAATACGCCCGTGAACGAGACGGGTTACCAGATAGGGCTAAACATGGTGTACCAGAACAAACGAAGCCGTTATCAATACCAGCGGTATCACAACCGTCGCTTTTACCGATGGCACAGTGCTTTTTGAAGCAAGAAAAATGA
- the LOC134283962 gene encoding uncharacterized protein LOC134283962 isoform X1: MFIVSRKGGILLVHESHIYRSNMRRQGPHKNILYWECVHNRSQKCRGRLKSEGNYLFISNTNVQEMSPTCDAPQYVISKCGTVQLRHNGHLFNRHVKRDDITYWRCSQFTVYKCRARIKSVLEEFFMLNVEHNHQVVASPRAYGSLKRLKQQLARY; encoded by the exons ATGTTCATCGTGAGTCGAAAGGGAGGTATTCTGTTGGTGCACGAAAGCCACATATACCGATCCAATATGCGTCGTCAGGGTCCCCACAAGAACATACTGTACTGGGAGTGTGTACACAATCGTTCGCAGAAGTGCCGTGGTCGACTCAAGAGCGAAGGGAATTACCTGTTTATTTCGAACACCAATG TTCAGGAAATGTCCCCGACATGCGATGCCCCGCAGTATGTCATTAGCAAGTGTGGAACTGTTCAGCTTCGGCACAATGGTCATCTTTTCAATCGACACGTCAAGCGAGACGACATCACATACTGGCGCTGCTCGCAGTTTACCGTGTACAAGTGTCGCGCCCGGATTAAGTCCGTACTCGAAGAGTTTTTCATGTTGAACGTGGAACATAACCACCAGGTAGTGGCCTCACCCAGAGCGTACGGATCTTTGAAGCGACTGAAACAACAACTTGCAAGATATTAA
- the LOC134285795 gene encoding uncharacterized protein LOC134285795, with protein sequence MQYVFYIADTRSPSTKKGEIRLNRRSFKFAVNDDDESNDEAENPMFRSVPGFRFPLKTAKDIEDLERSVRASATIRRQYIELLRKARRLVEKPSFAFLKLFSDAALLDYNYSGRCNFSGTQKKAMKDYKIFAECIVEAWGGESYSIEELRQYLCNAITLVNNRKRGARFRKNQRSTRGDKK encoded by the exons ATGCAAT ATGTATTCTATATAGCAGACACTCGTAGCCCTAGCACCAAAAAGGGTGAAATCCGGCTGAATAGGCGATCTTTCAAATTTGCGGTAAATGATGACGACGAATCGAACGATGAAGCTGAAAATCCTATGTTCCGATCCGTGCCTGGGTTCAGATTTCCGCTGAAAACAGCCAAAGATATTGAAGATCTCGAACGCAGCGTTCGCGCAAGCGCCACCATTCGACGACAATAT ATTGAACTACTACGGAAAGCACGTCGACTGGTCGAGAAACCATCTTTTGCCTTCCTGAAGTTGTTCAGCGACGCAGCACTGCTGGACTACAACTACAGCGGGCGATGCAACTTTTCCGGAACACAGAAAAAAGCAATGAAGGATTACAAAATCTTCGCTGAGTGCATTGTTG AAGCTTGGGGTGGGGAATCCTACTCGATAGAAGAGCTTCGACAGTATTTATGCAATGCGATCACGTTGGTTAACAATAGAAAACGAGGGGCTCGCTTCCGCAAGAACCAGCGAAGTACTAGAGGAGACAAGAAATGA
- the LOC134284063 gene encoding uncharacterized protein LOC134284063: MFLADNKSDESNICVVCTAEGEYKIQEKPAATARQTKATKAPSKASSPVRVVCILGGFTFPISDGDEVERLEKSISERADIREEYVKLLKRKSKHIKLFQFMPSVFSDEALEGYNFNGANVLGRRKIAMKGYSIFSSCFMDAYESEGLTMEELANQITTAIKQTRNRMRQRTFRVKRSIEKMLKEKSEY, from the exons ATGTTCCTTGCAGATAATAAATCTGATGAAAGTAATATCTGCGTCGTGTGCACCGCCGAAGGGGAGTACAAGATTCAGGAGAAACCTGCAGCTACAGCGAGACAAACAAAAGCGACCAAAGCTCCATCTAAGGCTTCGTCGCCGGTGCGGGTTGTTTGCATCCTAGGCGGATTCACATTTCCGATCTCCGATGGGGATGAAGTGGAACGATTGGAAAAATCCATTTCGGAACGGGCCGACATTcgcgaggaatat GTAAAATTGTTGAAGCGCAAATCGAAACATATCAAACTATTCCAATTTATGCCGTCAGTTTTCTCGGATGAAGCTCTGGAAGGATATAACTTCAATGGAGCAAACGTGCTTGGTAGGCGCAAGATCGCCATGAAAGGTTACAGTATTTTCAGCAGTTGTTTCATGG ATGCCTACGAATCGGAAGGGCTAACCATGGAAGAACTTGCCAACCAGATAACCACGGCCATCAAGCAGACTCGTAACAGAATGCGTCAGCGTACCTTCCGGGTGAAGAGATCTATCGAGAAGATGTTGAAGGAAAAATCGGAATACTAG
- the LOC134285796 gene encoding uncharacterized protein LOC134285796 — MRRKYIKFLRRIKTPRQSLEDTFGKICTDQAIFRHFNWTSNKSSQSMTQRESLQHYWIFTDCLFEAWSSHGLAMETLKSKMASVIKRIYVRNNVRNFRARSKIVEL, encoded by the exons ATGAGACGCAAATAT ATAAAATTTCTGCGCCGCATCAAAACTCCACGACAAAGCCTTGAAGATACGTTTGGTAAAATCTGCACCGATCAAGCCATCTTCCGTCACTTTAACTGGACGTCCAACAAGTCCTCCCAATCTATGACGCAGCGAGAATCACTGCAGCATTATTGGATATTCACAGATTGTTTGTTTG AGGCTTGGAGCAGTCACGGTTTGGCCATGGAAACGTTGAAATCAAAAATGGCAAGCGTTATCAAACGCATCTATGTTCGCAACAACGTGCGCAATTTTCGAGCTAGGTCTAAGATTGTAGAGCTTTGA
- the LOC134283962 gene encoding uncharacterized protein LOC134283962 isoform X2: MFIVSRKGGILLVHESHIYRSNMRRQGPHKNILYWECVHNRSQKCRGRLKSEGNYLFISNTNATHNHPSDLNRINRAKVGGELT; the protein is encoded by the exons ATGTTCATCGTGAGTCGAAAGGGAGGTATTCTGTTGGTGCACGAAAGCCACATATACCGATCCAATATGCGTCGTCAGGGTCCCCACAAGAACATACTGTACTGGGAGTGTGTACACAATCGTTCGCAGAAGTGCCGTGGTCGACTCAAGAGCGAAGGGAATTACCTGTTTATTTCGAACACCAATG CCACGCACAATCATCCTTCAGATTTGAATCGAATCAACCGAGCCAAGGTCGGAGGAGAGCTGACATGA